Genomic segment of Sarcophilus harrisii chromosome 4, mSarHar1.11, whole genome shotgun sequence:
AAAGAAGAAGGAAATACTTTCTTGGGCATTTGTAATAGTTATAATaaaatttaccttttcttttgaacttttccCATCCTTTTATAATTGGTTCCAGATCACCACTCTTAGGCTCCAACATCCTCTGAAATTTTCCTCACTGGACTTGTGGCAGCCTCAAGTCATGCTGGAGAGGATGCTCTCTGTCTAGGACCAGACCTCCTGATCCATTCCCCAACAAGTGGGCTAATGGATTGACTCACAGGTTATGAGGGAAGGGAGATGGGAGAAATTGTTTTAAGTGTAAAGTGAGTGCCGGTAGGAGTCGGATGCTCTTGTTGTATGGGGCAGCAGCAATAAAAGTGAACTCTCATTGGGCCTGTCCTTTGGAAATCCAGAGTTTGGCTGTCATTTGGTTGGAGCTTCCTGGCTAATTTCCTCACTGAGATTGGCTTGAAGGGAAATGGGACAGCTGGGATCCTCCTGTGGCGTCCCCTAAGACCACATTGGCCTGAGCTACAGGAAATCCCTCTTAGACTGAAAATACTCAGGAGGTATATTCTCCCTGAGTCAAAATAGGAGCAGAGACAATGGTCACCCCTTCCATcaaatggttttaaaaagaaatctttattgaTGTCTTTCACAATGAGAGTAAATAGGaaaaacattaatataatataatctccttgagggaattttttctttcagttaaatTATCAGTAAACACAACACCAAAACAAGCTTCTACAACTTGTATAGCATTTTAGAAGGTTCAGAAAAACAGACAGCACCCATCAGACTGAGACAGCAAGAGTCTGAAACAAGTCCTTGCTGTTAAGTCAGCTACCACTTTTAAAAGACAATGGAATCACAACTGATGGGAAGGccaccttatttttaaaaatcctaacaTAAAAAACACTTTACCATAGCATAATGACTAAAACATCCTATTTTTCTGAGAAATGTTTTAAGAGTTGGCACTTGGACTTCCCTCTTGAAAGGGGGCTGGTGACAAGGATAGTTAGCCATAAGGAGGGGTGGGAAGGTAGCCAGTGATCCTTTTGGCTTGGATATTTGTATTAGACTCCTTTTGAAGGTAGTTAAGTTGTCAAGGACTCCTGGTTAGAACACTAAGTTATAAGGAACATAGGAAAAAACACTCAGTAGTCCAGACGTGAATTTTTTTAAGGCCACTAGAGTCTCATCTAGGTAAGTATGTAAGGCATAGGCTGGGAAGAGGTTAAAATCCTGTTGTTTTACTAGATGTCAGGCAGTCCTTTGCATACGGACAGAACAGACTGGGTGCAAGGGAGCAGTCGGGAGAATATGGTTTGCCAGTTGGTCCTGATTTCTCTAATTTGGCTTGCGAAGTTGAAACAGATACAACTGGCAATCCCATAAAAATTGCTGGCTCCTCGGTAGTATTCCCCTTCCATCCCAGCCCAGGGGAGGTGGAAGTGAGTGTCAAAACACTGGCACCAGGGTAAGAGTAAAGGGAAATGGGGCATCTGAGGCTTACAATGTCAgcctaggaaagaaaaaagtaaaatgtagcCCCAGGTCTTCTGGCCCTATTCCCACAATGTACACAAGTAAATCAGCAAAATGTTGCTTTGGTCCTATTGGCCCAGAATTGGCTGTTCCTTGATCAAAGGAGGTGAGCAGAAGGATGTGTGAAAGGCAGGCTGTAAAGCCAGCACGCAAATAGCCCAGCAGAGGCTAGCTCATCACCGGGTCTCTTCCCCCAGGACTTCTGTGGCTCAGCTCGAGCTTATACCCCGCCACAAAATCCGTCCCAGCCTTGGGTGGTCATAAGCCAGACCCCTTAGCTCCTCATAAGTCACAACACGATTTGTAGTTGTGCGAATGtgcttctgttaaaaaaaaaaaaaagcagagtggAGAGAGAACGTGATTGTTCCTTATAAAACCCGACCCGTCTGCTCCTTATTGACTCCCACAAGACAGAGCCCATCCAAGGCCCGAACGGTTCCATGGGGTGCAGAGGCGGCCGGGGGGGGAGACGCCTTTCTCTGCTCGCTCTGGGTCACGGGCACCACTAACTGTCTTTTTTGGCCTGGGAAGTGTTGAACATCTGGGCCGCCTTCCTGCAGAGCAGAGCGAACCAGTAAAGTTGGGGCGCAATGAGGAAGGCGTTGATGACGTTGCACAAGAAGGGGATGCGGAACGGCGTCTCCCACAAGCTCAGGCTCTCCTCCCGGCTGTAGGACCAGTACATGAAGGGGAAGATGAGGATGCGGAAGACAAAGAAGGTCACCAGGGTCAGCGCGCCGTTCAGCCTGTACAAGAATGTGTCTTGTTTCTTCAGCTGCAAGAGAGAGCGGGGAGAAGAAAGTTCATCAGCGGCTGGAGCCAGGGGAGCCTTTgggctcgaccagcagccactgCTTAGATTAAATGTGTGTGAGtcgtgtgtctgtgtgtatgtgagagtgtctgtgtgtgagtgtgtgtctgtgtgagtgtgtgtgtgtatgagtgtgtgaaagtatgtatgtgtgagtgtgtgagtatgtgtgtctgtgtgtatatctatgtgagagtgtgtgtgtttgtgtgtgtgtgttagtgtctctgtgtgtctgtgagtgtgtgtgagagtgttAATGCTATTCTGAGGCTGAGGTACTCGAAAGGTGGGTATGTGGAAGGTTGGTGGTTAGCCTGTGTAGCCCCGGGGGGAGCAGATGCAGACACAACTTCATGCCTGACAGAAAGGGGGAAGAATCCTAAGCATGAGAAGCATCTGGAACCGGAAGAGGGGCCCCGCTGCCCCCTCCCTCGGGGCTTTCAGACAAAAGCTCCCTCCCTTGTGGGGTTTGTTGTAGAAGGGACTGTGGCGCTCATGGGCTCCCAGGTTCTCCCACTAAGATTCTGGGATCCTTCATATAGAAAGAGCAAGCTCTGACCACAGCTGGGCATGCCCTTCATGTTCTAGTGATAGGGATGACCTCCCCACAGAGCCCAGAAAGAGGGTGGCCCGCTGGGCCCTCCACCAGCACCCAGTGGATCTCCTACCTCATTAATCTGTGACTAATTTATTGATAAAACACGGTCTGTATAATACAGTCATCCATGCATTAGCTTGCAGGATGATCCGAAGCAGACCAACTTTCTGGggctttgtaaaatgaaaggtttggctAAATACTCCCATCCAGCTCTGACCCCGATTCTTCACATACCAGGATCAGAATTCTGCCCAGTGACACAAACGGGGTGCTGAATTCTGCTGTGAAGATACAGCCTACAAAGAAGTCACCACGTTCTCCCCGTAGTACCTACAAGTGAGAAGATATCAGGACCTGAGAAAAGTGCCTTTGGAGAGAGAGAAGGTGGTGGGAGCCAGGCAGGCGGCGGGAGCCAGGCAGGTGATGGGAGCCAGGTCGGCCACAACGGTTGAACATGGAGGTCAAGGCAACAGTGTCCAAGCTGCTGCCATCCCTGGGCAATGAGCTCCCCAGCCAGGAGAATGCATCCGAGGCACCCATTTACAGTCCCCTACTGTCTCGCCTTTCAGCAAGCGTAGGAGTCCAGGTCCAGCCACACAAAAAGCAAGCTTACTTCTTGTTCTCCTGAATTTCACCTTCGTGGTGTCAAAATACTACATCAGTCCCATGCAAAGAAAGCAGTTACTTGGTATTATAGACAACACGCGACCAAttgcagttttcatttttttaaataattgcttaaataatTGGGTTTGCACCAAATAAGTGTAAATAGGAAGAGCCTGGATGACAGGTTTGCCCCAAATGTTGCCTGCAGGCTAAGGACAAGCCTTGCTAAACAATGAGAAGGTTGGCTAAAGAGGGAATTCCTGGGCTATGATGACCATTAAATGGACCAAAAATACCCATCATGGTTCTGTGCTGGCATTTTACATGGCTGGCATAAGGAGCTGGGCAGCCATACTGGAGCCAACCAACTAAGGGAACAAAAGAGACTGGAAAGGCAAAGGGCATTCGAGGCACGGCCACGGTTCCCTAAGCGTGGAAAACATCCCCTGCTCCTCCGGAACACAAGTTGACTTGGCAACGATGGCGACACGGTCCCATGAACACTCACCTGTGCAATGGGTACAAGAATAACCAGAATGAAGATATGGTGCGTGAGCATGAGGCGATCGTGCTTGAGGAACCTCTTAAAGATGGCGAGAGTGTGCTTCTTATCCTTGCCTCGGTTTCGGTACCAGTAGCAAATGTACATGGCGCCAAGGTCGTAAGTCATGTACGGAATTAAAACCCACACATATTCTCGGGCAAGCCAGTGCCTAGAGGGAAGCACATGAAGATTCTCAAAGCCAGTTCTGTGAGCCTGAAAGCCAGGGATCTTCCCGTTCCTGACTGGGGTGCGGGACTGACCATTGTGTAAAGAGCGCTCCAAATGCTCGCCAGCAAGGGAACACCTCTAAAGAAACAGCAAAGGGAAAAGGCACAAGGAAGTTGCTGAACCATTTGCTGTGGATAGCGGATGAGGGAGCCAGATAGAAGGCAAAAACCTACTCAACATCCTTTACTTCTTAAATGAGGCCATCCAATATGTCACTTTTGTCTTGTTCAGCGGGTCCCTTGTAATGGACTTAACTGGCCTTTTGTGGTACATACAAGTTACCCATCCCTCAAAGTCACCAATACTCCCTTCTAAGAAAGTGATgtgggaaaataagaaagaaattaaggaggtaaattgaattttagaaaagttaggtatcatagacctttggaaaaaactgaataggacagaaaggagtatacttttttctcagtggtacatggaacctacaccaAAATcaaccatgtattagggcaaaaaatcctcaaaatcaaatgcaaaaaggcagaactAGAAACTGATGTGGGAGTTAGACCAAAGCTCCTGTTTGCTGTCTAACTCCAGCGGGGCTAATGTGCCGTTACTCACAAGCTGTGTAGTCTGAGAACCCCAAGCCTCCACGTACATACCTCAGTTCCCCATCTCTGAGACATCCATCTGACTAGAACTTAGAACCCCTGCCCTAGTGTGGCCGTAACCAGTGACTCGGTGACCTGGGTGATAATTCTCCCTGCTACTCCAGCTTGGGTCCCCCTGTATGTCACCAGTGTGAAAATAACCAAGTTATGGTGGTTTTTCCAGAGGGGCTGGTATGAATTTATGAGCTGCTTGCCCTAGGACATTGTGGGTAGTGTCAGCCCTTTCCTAAGGATCTTTTACTAAAGCCCTGAGACGGAGCAGGCGATGGTGGCCCCGGTGCTAGTTAATGACTAACCACTCCACATACAAAAATTGTATCTAAACGTGTAATAATAAAATCCAGCCTCGGTATCCTGGGAGAGAGGCAGCCCTCGGTGCAGTCTTCCTACTGAGCTGGTCCCCAGACTTCCTGTTCCTTAATTACGCCGTGAGCAAACAATAGGAACTGTAATCAAGCCCGCAATGAATGGAGTAGCTGTAATATGAATCAATTACCTGGCTTTGCTCGTGCAATGCCTGAAGAGGTGTGGCTGGTAAATGGCTCATCTTTAGCTTCCATGGAGCAATTCCACAATTAGAATAACTACACCTTTGGAAACACAAGAAAGTCCCGAAAGCCTAGTGGGAAAGCCCGGTCTGGTCTTGAAGGGGAAGCTCAGAGAGCTCCATTATTTACCATCACACAGAATTACAGCTCTGGGACAAAGGTCTTC
This window contains:
- the TLCD3A gene encoding TLC domain-containing protein 3A, which encodes MPLTLVFFSFSFPGFFVLCAWGLHRALPQWTVLDCLTFSNRLVSSIQAVLASSSGLLIVLSCPDVVSCRHWLAREYVWVLIPYMTYDLGAMYICYWYRNRGKDKKHTLAIFKRFLKHDRLMLTHHIFILVILVPIAQVLRGERGDFFVGCIFTAEFSTPFVSLGRILILLKKQDTFLYRLNGALTLVTFFVFRILIFPFMYWSYSREESLSLWETPFRIPFLCNVINAFLIAPQLYWFALLCRKAAQMFNTSQAKKDS